aatgaagaagatgaaagatTTGTGGGAGAAAAGGGGCTTAGAAATGCAAGTTGTAATTTTAAGACTTATTTTAGGCTGATTTGGACTTACACGTGAATtccaaaacacaaaaaatacGTTTTAGATACATCTTCATGCGCCTAAAAGAGGTGTATTCACCTTCTTGGACATGTCAGCGTTTAAgatttaaaagatattaaaataaaaaattcaggGGAGTAATAAGACCTCCGTAAAGTATAAATGTGTAATTGAAAACTGACTAATACGTTAGGAGGACATTTGACTACTTTCTCTtacttattataaaaatataaaatccaaATAGAGCGAATAATTCCTTATCATTTACCAATAATTCTATTTTATTCATTTCGTGATAAACTTTTTTCTTACCTACGATATTTTCACCAAGACACGCACATAGATGCACTCCACTCACACTACACACTAAGCACTTCACAAAATCCTCACACCACTCCCATCTCCAAATCACACAATGAATAGAGAGCATTCATCCACAACAACTAGAGTAAGTGGTGAGGTTGATTCAATTCtcctttataaaatatatatatatatatatattatatttttgactTAACAAATGAGTAGACTCAATATATCTCAAGTGGGATACATGAGGAGAGGACGCATTTACACATCTTGATAAACGTATGTTTTGACTCTTAgcatgtataaaatataaataataccAAATAAAATTGTAACATCATCATTGAATCTCATGTCACCAAATAAAGAAGAgtacatttttactaaataatagtaataacagtaAATAGAACAACTATTACATTATTGCATAAATAAACAGTAAATATTGTCTAATAGAgttttttttcatcaatttatgTAGGAATCCAAAcaccaacaataataattaGACCTTGAGATTTCCAACAATTGTGCAGGTGTCATCTTCTCAAATTCACTTTGCTTACATGACCCAAAAATATTACAAGTTTTTGGGTCAATAACAAGTGGCCACTCCTCCCTTTTATGAGCTTGTGATTTCATTTTCATGTACAACCTCATTGTTGCCACACAATCATCATATGGATCTTGAACTCTTGTCTGAATCTCATACCTATTcatcacaacataatttaattttaatttttgaaattaaagttttcgtctaacaataattaacaattcaaaGTATTTATGTACGTACCCAAGATAAGTTTTGGTCAAGTACTTGAGTGAATTGCTATTCTTGTTTGTGTCCATCAGTGGAGGATATTTTGCAGTATCCCTTcatacaaattaaaacaaaaaaatttgaagaaaagtCAAAACAATAATTTATCAGGTAATTGATCGTTGTCAGTTATCACGTACCTTATCATTACTGATGGGTATTGGAGTCCTAAGCATTTAAAAAGACGATCCAAATCGTGACCAACAAGGATCCTAGCCCTTCCACTTCCAGCATGAATTTGCCAAAGAAGTTCCCCGTtacaaatataatattgaatttttcCTGTTACTTGGTTTATTGGCATTGCACCCCTCATGTGTAGAGGACTTATCCCCGATGTTTCATACCTAAACATTCACTTTATTATTCAATTCGTCTATatcaatttattaataaaaataactttagtACATTAATATTACCTGTAGTTAGTGATTGGCCTAATTGGTTCGACGTAGGAATCAAAGAGGATTCTTTCATGTTCATCAATTAGACATACTCTAGCACAAAGGTCAATAGCGCCATCGATGCCACCACCTACTATTTTACAAGAAATAGCAACAACTTTTCGTTGCATATTGTCAATCCTTAAGTCATTTCGAAGCCCACGATAGAGaaaaccctaaaaattaaattaacacaACTATAAGGATCTGAGGAAAATAGAATGTACGATCAAATGGATGAGTTATGGAGTTTGAATAAACATACATTATTTGAGCGTGACAATGGACATAATTCTTTGTGAGCCCATAGTGCATTACGACTAGCAAAGAGTGACAAACAAATGTTACATCCTAGTTCCTTGAAAATCTTCTCACAATTAGCCTTTGGTAATGgccctaaaataaaaaatagataaaaaaaatttgttagcAATGTATAGTTATGTTACACAAGTCATTTGACTAATTAGGACTTTTTGCTAGAATTTTATATACCAATAAGGTGTTGTCTCAAAGCTGCAAAAGATTGACAGTGTTTTTCACAAATCCAACACATAGGTTCATGAACTGaatgatatgatgtcctcatgtgTTCAACTAGAGACTCCATTGTGTTGAACGTCTTATAGCATGCTGCACATTTCCTGTAATGACGAAAATCGTAGATAACTAAAATAATCTATTCGAAAGAGTATATCTatcatgaatgaaataaaaatacgtTAGTAAAATAACTTTGTGAAAAGACATATTTATAGTACCTGAGACTTTGACAAAGTCTCATTATCTATGGTCCATGACATTATAAGTAGTGCGTAagcaataataaaaattgaattgagaAGAATGAAATGTATAAGAATAATTGAGAGGGCATCGaggtatttatttatataggTAACAGAAGAATGAAGcctctaaattatttttttttgagtgcTAATTAAGCAAGATTTTGTAAATTATCAAGTACATTAAAAATCTAACTTTTATAAGATTGTATCTTAATTATTAATAGATACATATCTATATTGACTAAATTAAATATGCAAAACAGAAAGCTGTTCCACTTAGCCAAACTGGCTTTTACTAGTGGATCTGGAACCTTCTACTTCTCCTATCATTAACTATCGAGCGAggttaaaaatttaaatctacTAAACGAATGACAACTCCCTTCAAAGAGGAGGAGATATAAAAAgagtaattcttttttttggtaaaattaatatgatttttaaagttTATCCCACGGCCGCACCAAAAGTTTCACGACCTAAAGTGAtgacttataaaaaaaaacatttgtaCACATGGTCAGTGtagttaaatataataaaactttAATCGATCTATTTTTGCggattaaaatttattgatagtaaagaaaatcatgcatataatataataaaacttTAATCAATCTATTTTCACGTATTAAAATTCACTGATAGTaaagaaaatcatatatatataatataaatccATTTGAAAGGCAAAAAACAAGTTAGTAAAATTTTGTGAAAAGACATGTTTATAGTACCTGAGAGTTTGAGAAATCTCATATCTATGGTCCATGACAACAACAATAGTGcttaagaaatattaaaaattgaatagaGAAGAATGAAATGTGGGAATAATTGAGAGGACATCAAGGTATTTATATAGGTAACAGAAGACAAAGCCTTGACTTTTTTTTGGAGTGCTAATTAAGCAAAAATTTGTAAATAGTCAAATGCATTaaatatttcacttttattagATTGTATCTTAATAATTAATAGATATGACTAAATTAAAAATCCAAAACAGAAAGCCGTTACGTTGTAGTCAAAATGCTTGGGGTCAATTGGGCTATTCTAGAATATTTGagagaaaatggtcaaaataAGTCCCACTCTCTCCATTCcatattaattgaattattttagagGTATTTCACACATTTAAGAAAAGTAGATTAAAACATAAATTGAATatagtttttcatttttaccctttttaattattgtcaaatttattgAAGTTATcatattgaaaatttaaatttcaatgcAAGGTTAAattgaaagaatatttttaaattagtctcgaagattgatcaattaaattaatttaaaaaataaaaaatacttcaaaaatttaattaatatgaaatgaagGGAGTAATGTATAGAGGTTCAATTATTTTTGTCCTTGATTTATACCACTTAATAAATACTCTCTGTTACCTATTTTAATTGACCCTaatttattttgacaaatcattaattaattactttaaaaaatgcaaaaaattttaaaaagcttaaatttttaattcaccgagttcatattaataagggtaaaatagtataaTTACCATGTTAagtattgttttcttaataagtgAGTCAATtcaaaaatgaacaagtaattaagGACAAAGAGAGTGTAGTGTTTACCTAAAATGTGCTTATATTGATCTTTTAACTGTAAATTTAGTAGTTTCTGTtaatataaagttaaatttGTCTGTCAACTTTAACAGAAAATTGTTAATTCGTTCGTTTCTTTTTATATGTCACGTTTTTAGTTACATTTGtattaagaaattaaataattttatccttGTATCTTTATTTAATGTCTTTTTTAAGTCGACTTTtcattatgaatatgttaaacttcaaaaattaaaatgcatttggatgactatttaaaaaaatttggttTATTTTCTAAAAGCAGATTTTATAGAATAATGATTGAAGAGACTAACTAATCAATGTAAGAAGTACtataatgaatattaattaCTTAGTTTTCCTAGATTtgtcaaattatatattttcaatattaattacTTTATCAAGAATATAATAGgaagaatataataatttatgtattaatttataaaataacaagtattttaatttaattatttataataaaaaatgatatataaaaaagaaacgGAGAGAATAATTTTACATCTTAGAAAGATCCTATCCAATTAAGGTTATGATTCAAAGATATTTATGAAACAAAACAATTGCACTAATGCATTTAAACTACAATTGTTAATGGCTTAATGcatataaataaaagtattcACAAAGACTAATACGGAGCAATTGTTAAATTCTACTTTCTCTGTCCATTTAATCGTTATTGTTTCTATCTTTTTAGAGTTAAACGAtaagattttttattaatattttatgatgtattttttcattatattgatatgtaagaaattataatttataatacttttagtatacttTTTGAATAACTAAACTTTTTGTTTAacatatcgaattaatgtaatttaaaaatgtgtcagattgactttcgaaaagcgtaacatgacaaataaaaatggatgGAAAGTAGTACTTCCTCCGTCCACAATTAGTTGTcatgatttcattttttatagtcaaactataaaaactttgaccaACATTTTACGatgtatattttcattatattgatatgcaaaaaattgaaatttatagaacttttcgtataatttttgaacatcgaaaaaaatcaaaaaatattaaattaatgtaatctaattttactttaaaaattaattaaattgactttcgaaaagcgtaacatgacaaataaaaatggatcGAAAGTAGTACTTCCTCCGTCCACAATTAGTTGTCatgatttccttttttataGTCAAACTGTAAAAACTTTGACCAACATTTTACGatgtatattttcattatattgatatgcaaaaaactacaatttataaaacttttcgtatagtttttgaatataaaaaaaaattaaaaaatattaaattaatgtaatctaattttactttaaaaattaattaaattgatttttgaaaagcgtaacatgacaaataaaaatgaatcgTAGAATGAAAGATCAAAATGgtcatatttttcatacattAAGGACTATAAATCAAAAACCAAAACAACTCAAAGACgtagtaataataaaaagtaataCTATTACATTATTGAATAAGTAAGTAGTAAATGTTGTCTAATAAAGAGTAGCATGGTTTAATctataaataaattgatgaatttcttAGGAATCCAAACACCAACAATAATAATCAGATCGTGAGATTTCTAGTAATTGTGAAGGCATCATCTTCACAAGTTCATTTTCCTTCCATGATGCAAAATTATTACGATTTTGTGGGTCAGTTGCAAGTGGATAATTCTCCCTTATATGAGCTTGTGATTTCATTCTCATGTACAACCTCATTGTTGCAACACAATCATCATATGGATCTTGAACTCCTGtttgaatttcatatctatTCGATTACAAGACAATTAAGATTGATTCTTATTAGTACGAAGGTTAAACTAACAAATGTCTCGTGtgaatttagatataattttttatatttagaaactGGAGTATATAAAAggtcacaataattaacaattcaaaGTATTTACGTACGTACCCAAGATAAACTTTGCTCAAGTACTTGAGTGAGTTGCTCAGCTTGCTTGTTTTCATTAGTGGAGGGTATTTTGCTGTATCcctacataaaatatattttaattagttgtcttatttatcaaattattattatacatgTACGTTGTGTAAAATCGACAATTAAAGGACTTACCTTAACATTATTGTTGGGTAGTCGATTTCTAAGCATTTTAAATCATGATCCAAATTGTGACCAACAAGGATCCTAGCCCTTCCACTTCTAGTACGAATTTGCCAAATAGGTTCACCATTACAAAGataatcttgaatttttctCGATACTTGCTTCAATGGCATTGCATTTCTCATGTATTCTGGCCTAATCCCCGATATTTCATACCTAAACATTAACATTATTGATCAACTCGTCtatattatgtttaattgatcaaactttAATACAGTAATTACTGGTGTACGATAATTACCTATAGTTAGTGATGGGAATATTTGGTGCAACATAGGATTCAAAGAGGATTCTTTCATGTTCATCAATTAGGCAAACTCTTGCACAAAGATGAAGAGAGCCATCGTTGCCACCACCTACCATTTTGCAAGAAAGAGCAACAACTTTTCCTTGACCATTGCTAATTTTTAGGTCATCTTGAAAACCTAATCCCAACCTAGTCATACGATAGAGCAAACCctgaaaattaacaaatatataaaactatGAGTATTTGAGAAAGGATAATGCTAAATAACcggaaattgaaaaaaaataatttattatatcttttttattttaaaataaactgatGCTCGTTGTGTTGTTGGAATAAACATACATACATTATTTGAGCGTGAGAGTTGACATGATTCCTTGTGAGTCCTTAGTGCATTCCGGCTAGCAAGGAGTGTCAAACAAATATCACATCCTCGTTCCTTGAAAATCTTCTCACACTCAGCCTTTGGCAATGGCCCTAAAATACAATTATATGACTAATTCAGAAGAAAAAGTTAACTAGACTCGGAGGCCGAGCCAGGATTAAGATTTTGGGGTTGTAAATTTCAGGACAAAAATATTGCAAACATGCTTGATGGTGGGGTTTGAAGCCACAACATTAGTGTGAAAATCATTTTTACCACCCCTTTCTTACTACTGAGCTGTCAATCAAATTTATTAGGAAGTTCACAggttaatatatatacacatatatttatttaattttctaatacaaaGGTTTGTCCAAACCCACGAACCCCCGCCTCTAGACTAATACTATTGCAACTTGTTGCTaggaaggaaaaaagaaagaagattacCAATGAGATGTTCTCTCAAAGATTCAAAAGATCGACAATGTTTTCTACAAATCAAACACATAGGTTCATGAACTGAATGATAAGATGTCCTCATGTGTTCAACTAGATGCTCCATTTTGTTGAACTGCCTATAGCATGCTGCACATTTGTTCCTGTACTCCATGAATTTTTAGAGGGGTTAAAAGTTCTATATACtgacaatataaataaatttacacGATCTAGTCATTTGTAGTATAAGGTAAGCAATGTTAGATATGATAAAACATTATTAAACCTTCCATCATAGATTAAAATTCCCTGATATATAGAACTATAAGAATcttaaatcaatttgaaagaataCTCTTATCGTGGATGATATACATATTAGTATATAAGATACAAAAACAATTCAATTAGTAAAATTTTGGGAAAAACAAAAACTACATATGTAGATATAGTACCTAAGAGTCTCAGAAAACTCATTTCTGTGGTCCATGACAGAAATATTGGAAAGTGAAAATAGAAGGGAGATGGGTGAGAATAGTTGAGAGGGCATCAAGGTATTTATATAGGTAACACAAGAtgaagaacttttttttttatgctacattattaaaaaatcttgtatacaatatagattaaaatattttcatttttataagattggtatattaaattaattaatatatatagctCGATTGGTTAAATATGCAAAATGAAAAACCTTTGTAGTAATCAAAATGCTTGGGACCCCACTACTGGGCTATACTCAGAGGCGGAGTAAAGAgtttggagttttttttttgggcaactttcatatatagcaaacacaaaatttatatttgtatactataacaaagtttgtattattatgctccatagcaaacatatatatgaataattcgctatacataacaattgaagcaaattgtataaaacgaagtgtataaaacgagaaagagaaagagacttgggcaggtatataaaacgaattgtataattataagtgtacagGACGAttgtataatttgaatttgtataaaacgagaaagggagaaaggaaaaagagactcgggcagagaatatacaattgaatcgaattgtataaaacgagaaagagagaaattatatacaatttgaatttgtataaaacgggaaagagagaaagacaaaagagacttgggcatggaagtacttttattgtataattataagtttatAAGACGGAGATATATATATtcgcatgtgtatatacaattttctctcgctttatacgattagaaacacaatttatacaattctattgtataaagcaagagaagCGAGCGAGGGAAGGatagtggcgagcgagaatatgAGGGATAGAgggactgacaaacagtttgctatgaaacacaaataaatcaaacggtagctactatatttattttatattattagtttgtcattctatataattatccttttttttattatttacaatGAGGTTTAAACCCACAACATTAGCgtgaaaaacattttcacaacttcATATTTACCACCGaatcatcaattaattttgCTAGGGGGCACAAGttcacatacatatatgtttatttaattttatagcACAAATACAAGATCTAAAAGGAACTACTGAATTCGATCGAATCCACGAACCACCTAGCTCCACATCTGACTATATACTAGAATATTTGACAACACCATGTCCTAGAATCAGCAAGACCACTCATATCTAAGGTCCTAaagaatttatttaaattttacgcGTCAATACAAttcatttattccttttctaAATTTACCGACTATATACTTAAATGGTAAAGATTAAGTGATATATTTGTTATTCGACTCTTGTGTAACCTAACTAATTAGgcgtacatatatatatataagatgtCAAATGAATGTGCCAAATGTTAGAATTCATgatatgttaaaataaaatgaaataataataggTGAGCcattaattgtataaatattacTTGGACTGAAAATTAACTGAATCTGGATAAGATATACATAATTAGTGATGTCCAATTATGTCCAGtcaaattgtttttaaaaaataatttttaattcatcaaacaaaagaagttattaaaaaaaatatcttgacAATAGTTTTCATAGATCTATTTGATAGCTACGCATATATTTCAAATCAGCCTATAACTTTTAGATAGCTTGAAATAGACTGATCAAATGAGTTGAGTTATAAATATGTGAACAAATTAGTAACTTAATTAATCTcgaataatttaaataaatcacaTTTTTATAAACTAATTTTATCATCCTTAAACATAACATATGCTCGAGTAAAAAGTTAAAGTTAGGAATGAATGAGATGCCATAGTTTGTGGTTGTAAATTCATGAGTTGCAGCAGAGGCCTTTATTTGAGACATGCAATTAtcttctatatatgaagtgatcaGAATAAATGCTTTATTTATTGATACATATTTATCTTTCTTcaagttaaaattaatttagaccGTACATGTCCTTTCAGAAAAGTCAAAATTAACGTTAGTATGTTATTTGGGTTGACCAAGATATATTGAtataaagaatatttatataCTATATGATATAAAGGGATATGAAATTGGAAATCTTAATGCACGTTATAATGCACTAAGGTAAAAATGGAACGTACTTTCGGCAAAAGCATTATAAATATTACGTCATAGCTTACTGTAACAATTTCCTaagttattattcttttttcacTGTTTAATTTTGATAAGGATTGTGTACGTAGGATGGTTAAAGTCGGAGTACGACTGATTTTATGTTTAGCCAATACATgtgaattatattaaatataatatatttgagatACTAGATACAGGGAGAAAGACGAACCAAACAAAGAGACAGAGATAGGAGGGAGGCGAACAAGAGAGGAAAGTAACAAGCGAGATTCCTAGATACATATAAATCACACTAGGTAtacatgtatatgaaaataccgGCACAGGGAGAGAGGTGAGCAAGAGAGGAAAGTGATTAGCAATCGAGGTTATTAGATATATATGAATCACACTAGGTACACGTATATGAGATCCCAAAATAGTAAGAGAGGAGAGCAAGTGATGAAAGTGACGAGCGAGATTCTTATATACATATGGATCACACTAGGTACATCTAactgtgtgagagagagagagaaacgagcAATAGAGGAGAATGACGAGTGAGATACGCGAGAAGCGAGTGAGAGAGCCAGACACAAGCAAATCCAACAAATTACACTTAATTTTGACTCATGTATCGAAAgtttaaaattcaataaaaatcataatattttatacaacgtgaatctgaataattaacTCCTAAACTAACGAGATATGTGAATCATACTATATAGTATAATAATACTTTAAAGCATACTATATATTACAATAACTCCGTGAATTATACtataataatacatttttataaATCCTACTCAATTTTAATAtctctgtttcaatttatatgagtTAACTTGATTTGACATagaatttaagaatttttttttaaaaaaaactttcgCTCTAAAATAATTCATAAGTATTTGTAGGACttgaaatcattttattaaaaggaaaatgtgtgttttaaaataaaaattattattaaatataaaaaatatattttaaaaaaattaagtcatATGAATCCTGGATGTGATTGGGCATACTTGCCCAAATCTTAAATTCGTGATTATCTAAGATgcctaaaatattatattcatgatTATCTAAGATAGTAtcagattttttttctctctctctctttgtctAAGATTTTCACCATAAGATATTTTGTCAAACCTTGACCTCTATTGTTTTCACTAACAAATACTAGTAGTCACTCTATTTATTCAACTCTCAACTTTTTGACCAAAATAAGACCCCACTTAATATATTCGTATATTATGGATGCTGCTAGAAAAAAGATGTAAATTTAGTGATTTACAAAGAACAATAGTAATTCAGTAGATTCTTGAGACTTGGGACCATTTCCCttgtattctttttcttttttggtacaTTAAGGAGTTTGTGAGcccaaaaatattgaaagaaaggACAAATATAATCCAATCATTTTAAAACTACTCCATTTCCAATTGTTTGTCATGATAAGATCATGCACAATCAGGGACGGAGTCACCTTGGTACAAGGAGGTTCATCTGAACCCCCTTCGACGGAAAATTACGCTATTTGTACATGGttaagataatattttatgtatatatagtagatgtcgaatCCCTTTCGATGACTTCGTGTGTCTATTTATACGAATTTTGAACCCCTTATTGAAAATCCTTACTCCGCAACTGTGCACACcctcaagaaaaatttaatacaacgtgtaatttgactaatataactCTACTATaccaagaatatcaaaaatcaacataacttttcaattgaacTATACTATCATTAAGggcaaatttaaaaaaaaaagactaattatttcttaattatttaaattgacaattaattttaaatatttatttttaatatatcggCCAAACAATTATGAACGGAGGAAGTAtattaaaaaacattatttatcCTTTTCGAAAATGATTGCAGCTATCTTGGTAAGTGGAgtcatatatttattacttgAAAATAAGTCGACATAAACTACActttaattgataaatatttaagttagctgaatataaaaggaaaattagtttaattattcaCATAATTTAATCGTTCTAATAATTTCTTGCAATGATTTTTTGGTAAATTATCATGATCTCCAATTATTATCTGTAAAATAGGcttataactaaaataatgcaaaaataatttttttttaaaaaaaaaattgcactaaaatagtataaaattagaaataaatgtGTTCATCGAAGCTATTCCACAGAGGAGGTGAAATTGCAAATCTCATAAAAAGTATCCATTTCATCGATTAAACAAACCTAATTGATGATCGatgtctttttaaatttattcccTTTCTTTGTCCTTATCGCTGTCAATTAATTGCTCACGTTACGAATATGAATGAATATGTCAGAGAACGTTTAggtttttacatattttttcattaaaataaatgatatatatatatatatatatatatatatatatatatatatatatatatatatataNNNNNNNNNNNNNNNNNNNNTGTTGAGACTATAAAGTTGTTAGTAACTAACTCAGAAAATAGTTAGTTAAATAAGTTACAAATTAGTTGTTAGTAAGTTAGTTTTTAGATTCCTTTTTCAGTATCAAGTTTGTTGATTGTACAGAGTATAAATACATGGTCATACTGTATAGGAAAGTTAGTTCATCTATAATAtcagttcttcttcttctccagaATCTTCTCTGTTCATGGTTACTTCTTCTCTCCACATCCAACTTATCTGTTcttaacatggtatcaaagccagTTTAATGGCTGTTCACTGatgtcaatttcatttttttgatatcAATTTCGTCTCAAACACTCTCTGTTTTCTTCTGGAGAAATctcgttttttttctttcattcatcaATGGCGATTGAAAATTCATCCTCAGAAGCTGATGGAGATAACATCAATGGATCTGGACATGTTGATACTTCACGATCCATCTCGAGTTTTGATTCTTTTGATCCACTTTTTCTACAAAATTCTGACATTCCAGGAGTGAATCTAGCTCATTGTGTTCTCACTGGAATGGAAAATTACATACTCTGGAGTAAAT
This window of the Solanum pennellii chromosome 2, SPENNV200 genome carries:
- the LOC107010022 gene encoding RNA exonuclease 4-like; its protein translation is MDHRYEISQTLRKCAACYKTFNTMESLVEHMRTSYHSVHEPMCWICEKHCQSFAALRQHLIGPLPKANCEKIFKELGCNICLSLFASRNALWAHKELCPLSRSNNGFLYRGLRNDLRIDNMQRKVVAISCKIVGGGIDGAIDLCARVCLIDEHERILFDSYVEPIRPITNYRYETSGISPLHMRGAMPINQVTGKIQYYICNGELLWQIHAGSGRARILVGHDLDRLFKCLGLQYPSVMIRDTAKYPPLMDTNKNSNSLKYLTKTYLGYEIQTRVQDPYDDCVATMRLYMKMKSQAHKREEWPLVIDPKTCNIFGSCKQSEFEKMTPAQLLEISRSNYYCWCLDSYIN
- the LOC107010784 gene encoding zinc finger protein 319-like, yielding MDHRNEFSETLRNKCAACYRQFNKMEHLVEHMRTSYHSVHEPMCLICRKHCRSFESLREHLIGPLPKAECEKIFKERGCDICLTLLASRNALRTHKESCQLSRSNNGLLYRMTRLGLGFQDDLKISNGQGKVVALSCKMVGGGNDGSLHLCARVCLIDEHERILFESYVAPNIPITNYR